The Streptomyces tubercidicus DNA segment CACACGCGAGCGCGGCCCGGATGGGAGCGCCCTGGTGTCCCAGGCGGCTTGCCCCACGCCTCTGACCGGCAAGAATCCGCTGGCTGACGTGGTCTGCCCGATGGCATGCTGTCCGGCGTGAACGGACCCGAAATCCACCTCAGCTTCGACCCAGCGCTGCATCTTTTTGTCGCTTCAGCGCACAGCGCCGCCCGTACGCGCGTGGTGACCGATGGGTCATCCACGCTCGGCCATGTCGTCGAGTCGCTCGGCGTCCCGCTCACCGAGGTCGGACGGCTTGTCGTGGACGGAGTCGAGGTCCCCGTCTCCCATGTCCCACGGGCGGGCGAGAGCATCGAGGTGCATCCCGTCGAGCGTCCACAGCGGCTTCCCGGCGCGCCGCTGAGGTTCCTGCTCGACGTACACCTCGGCACCCTGGCGCGCAGACTGCGGCTGCTCGGGGTGGACGCGGCGTACACGAACGAGGACCCCGGCGACGCGGCGCTGGCTGCGCTCTCGGCGGAGGAGCAGCGGGTACTGCTGTCCCGGGACCGCGGGCTGCTGCGGCGGCGGGAGATCTGGGCGGGCGCGTTCGTCTACAGCGACCGGCCCGATGACCAACTCCGGGATGTGCTGGGGCGCTTCGCCCCGACTCTCGCGCCGTGGACGCGCTGCACCGCGTGCAACGGCCGGCTCATGGACGCCGACAAGAACTCCGTCCGTGAGCACCTTGAGCACGGCACGCAGCGTACGTACGACGTCTTCGCGCAGTGCACGGCATGCGGCCGCGTCTACTGGCGAGGGGCGCACCACGCCCGGCTGGAGGCGATCGTCGAACAGGCGCTCCGGGAAAGCGCCACCTGAACGGCTGGGCCGATCGCTTTGCGATGTTTCACATGAAACATCGCACGGCCCGTCGACTGAACCTGTCGGGCGTACGAATTCCGCAATCCGGGTGAGGGGAACTCGCCCATGGGAGTGCACCAGGCGCCCCCCGGGGGGGGGGAGGGCTGCCCGCACTCGGCCAGGCCGAGTAGGCGGGCGACCGGGGCCGCAGGGCGCGCTTTCCTGACTTTCACTGCACGCACCGCCTTAGTGAACCTGAACCGCACCCGCTCGCCATTTCCGGCGAAGAGGCGGACAGGGAAGGGGAGTTGGATAACGATAGGTTCTGTCGAAGTCGTTAGCGACAGCTCCGGAGCCTTGCGCGCCTAGGGTCGTAGCCCCCTCAGGCTGGCCGTGGGATGCCGCCCCGACGACGGTCCGGGGGGCGTGGAATCCCATGAGGCGTCCCCCCACCCGGCAAAGCTGTTCAGTCCGTCAGAAACCGTCGGCGTGTCGCGGAAGGGCTCCGTTCGCCGGTGCTCGTTGGGCGAGAATTGCCCACCCGGAGGGTCCCTCCGAAGGCCCGTCGGAGCCCTCTAGCCCACTCGTTACGCGACACGCCGACGACGCGCGCCGTCCAATGGGTGAATCCGCTGCCTTCCGCCACCCGAAGAGCCCATGGCGTACCTCGAATGCGACATTCTCCGGTGGTGCGCGATCGCAATCCGGCTGACGGTGATCACGTCGCCACTGCGATCCGATGAGCCGACAAAGAGTCAGCCTTCGCAGTCGCGCCGAAAGGAACATGTCCCCATGCGCACTGCTCGCACCCTGTTCGCTTCAGCCGCCATTACGGCGGTGCTTGCAATCTCTGCTCCGGCTGCGAACGCCATGATCACGGAGGACATGGCGTCGGACAGCGCTTCCTCCAGCAACCAGAACCAGGCCACGAAGGGCGACGGTGACCGTGACCACGGTCGGGATCGTGACCGTGACCGTCGCCGTGACCACTGCCGGGACGGTCGTGACGGCCGCGATGGTCGTGATGGCCGCGGCAACGGCCGCGATGGCCGCGACGGCCGGGGCAACGGCCGCGATGGCCGCGACGGCCGTGATGGCCGCGATGGCCGCGACGGCCGGGGCAACGGCCGCGATGGCCGCGACGGCCGTGATGGCCGCGACGGTCGTGACGGCCGCGGCAACGGGCGTGACTACGGCCGCGGCGGCTACGGCGGCTACGGACGTGACCACTGCCGTGACGACCGCAGGCCGAGTGGCGGCATGCACACCGGTGGCGGTGCCATGGCCAAGGCCGTGCCCGGTGACTGGGACCAGGGCGGTGGCTACGGTGACGACCACGGGCGCGGCGGCGACCGTGACCACGGCCGTGGCGGCGACCGCGACCACGGCCGCGGCGGCGACCGTGACCACGGACGTGGTGGCGACCGTGACCACGGCCGCGGTGGCTACGGCGACCACGGCCGCGGTGGCTACGGTGACCGCGACCACGGTGGCTACGGTGACCGCGACAACGGCGGCTACCGCAGGCCGCACGGTGGCATCCACACCGGTGGCGGCGGCCTGGCGACCGGCGGCGGGATGGCCGCGGGTTCCGTGCTGATGCTCGGCGGTCTCGGCGCCGGTGCGTACATGCTGCGTCGTCGCAATGCCTCGGGTACCGCGGCTGCCTGATAAGGCAGCCCGCACGGAGACCGATGCGCTGTCGCGGCCACCGTTCCACGTGGACGGTGGCCGCGGCGATTGCGTTACCGATGCCCCTCTCACGCCCCACCGCCTCGTTCACGAAAGGCACCGTGACATGAACGCCCCGCAGTCGCCTCAGCCGAATTCGAATCCCCCCCGGACCGCCTCCGCGTCTCGCCCCATCGGCCGCGGTCTGCTGTGGTCTGCGGGAGCGTTTCTGCTGGGTTCACTCCTCGTCTACAACTCCGTGGACACGTCGGCGGACCCCAAGCCGCCGTCCCATTCCGCCGCGGCCGCCTCACCGAGGAGCTCCGCCTCCTCGGCGGTCCCCGACCTGGCCTTGCCCCGTTCCGCCCCGAAGCGGCTGTCGATTCCGCAGATCGCCGTCAACGCACCCTTCACCCCGCTGACCATCGGCCCGACCGGGCAGCTCAATGCGCCGCCCGCGGGCGACAAGAACCTCGTCGGCTGGTACAAGGACGGGGCCGCGCCGGGTGAGCGTGGCTCGGCGATCATCGCCGGTCACGTGGACACCAAGACCGGACCGGCGGTGTTCCTGCAACTCGAATCGCTCAAGACCGGCTCCACGATCAACATCACCCGTGAAGACGGCATCATTGCCACCTTCAAGGTCGACTCCGTCGAGACCTTCAACAAGGCGAGATTCCCGAACGAGCGGGTCTACGCCGACGCTTCGACCGCGCAGCTCCGCGTGATCACCTGCGGTGGCGCATACGACCGGAAGGTCAAGGACTACGTCGACAACGTGGTGGTGTTCGCCCACCTCGCCTCGTACAGAAACGGCTGAGCGGGACCGCTTCGTACGGCGAAGACCGCCCCGCCCTCTTAGGACAAGCCCAGGCCGTCGCTCTCCACCGACGGCCTGGGCTTTGTTGTGCCGTAAACGGCCGCTGAGCACCGAGGATGTGACGATCACCGACCGGCCCGCAGTGCACAAGGCGGTGTCGGCAGCGGCCCTGGGCAACACCATGGAGTGGTTCGACTTCGGGGTCTATGCCTACCTGGCCGGAACCTTGGGCAAGGTGTTCTTTCCGTCGAGCTCCCCTGGCGCCCAGGTGGTCTCGACCTTCGCCACATTTGCCGCGGCGTTTCTTGTCCGGCCCCTGGGCGGCTTGGTATTCGGCCCGCTCAGCGACCGTATCGGCCGTAAGCGGGTGCTCGCCGCCACCATGATCATGATGGCGGTCAGTACGTTTGCGGTCGGATTCCTGCCCACCTACAACACCATCGGCTTCGCCGCACCGATTCTGCTGCTGATCTGCCGTCTGGTACAGGGCTTCTCCACCGGCGGGGAATACGCGGGAGCGACCACCTACATCGCTGAATACGCACCGGACACCCGGCGTGGATTCCTCGGCAGCTGGCTCCACTTCGGCGCCTTCGTCGGCTACGCGCTCGGCTCCGGTCGAGGAGGCCCGGCAGTCCGGTAAGGGCCGGCTCAAGGAAATCTTCACCCGGCACTGGGAGGCGGTGCTGATCTGTATGGGCCTGGTACTGCTCTACAACGTCACCAACTACATGGTGACCTCGTATCTGCCGACCTTCATGACCGAAACCCTCGGGCAGAACGCCCTCACCGCCCAGCTTCTCGTGCTCGGCACCATGATCGTCGTGGTGCTGCCCATCACCACCGTGGGCCGCACCTCCGACCGCTGGGGCCGCCGGCCCGTCTTCATGGCGGGCAGCGCCGCCATGATCGTCCTCGCCGCGCCCGCGGTGCTCCTCATCCGCGCCGGCGGCATCCTGCTGCCGGCCTTCGGATGCCTGATCCTGGGCCTGTTGCTGGTGTGCTTCGCGGGCACCTCCGCATCGACGCTGCCCGCACTGTTCCCGACCCGGCTGCGCTACGGCGCGCTGTCGATCTCCTTCAACATCTCGGTCTCGCTCTTCGGCGGCACGACCCCGCTCATCGCCTCGGGGCTGGTGCAGGCGACCGGCGACGACATGATCCCCGCCTACTACCTGATGGTCGCCGGCGTCATCGGGCTCATCGCCGCCTTCTTCCTCCACGAAACAGCCGGTCGGCCACTGCGCGGCTCCGGCCCGATGGTCGAGAGCGAAGGAGAGGCCCAGGAACTGGTGGCCAAGAGCCGGACCGAGGCCGGACGGCGGGCCCGGGACATTTGGATCCGGCTGCGGCATCACTGGACGCGGCATTAGCGGCATTAGCGGCATTAAGGGAGCCAAGGGGTGCGCCACGAGACTCCCGCGCGCATCCCGGCTCACCCGGGCGGCGGCAACCCGCGGGACTAGCTCGACGGTCTCCCAGCAGTCCCACTCCAGCGAACCGGCCCTTCCGTCCCAGGCCGTCGGCGGCGCCTGGCGCAGTACGGACACGGCGAGCTGCACGGCACGTCCAGATCGTCCGCGGTGACGGCGTACGGCGGGAGCGCGGCTTCGGTGCTTGGGGGCGTTGACCGGGACATGGCGGGACCGTACCGCTCAGGAGGGGAAGGCAGCGGTGCCCGGACCTGCGGGGGATCGGCACCGGATCTGACGGTCTATCGTGTCCCCATGTCCGCCCCAGAACTGATCCGTATCGTCTCCCGCGACTCGCCCATGGCGCTGGCCCAGGTGGAGCGCGTCCGCGCCGAGCTCGGCGCGCTGCATCCCGGCATCGCCACGGAGGTCATCCCGGTCAAGACCACCGGCGACCGCTGGATGGGCGCCCTCTCGCAGGTGGAGGGGAAGGGGGCCTTCACCAAGGAGGTCGACGCCGCCCTCCTGGCGGGTGACGCGGACCTCGCGGTGCACTGCGTCAAGGACATCCCCGGTGACCGCCCGCTGCCGGC contains these protein-coding regions:
- a CDS encoding class F sortase, translating into MNAPQSPQPNSNPPRTASASRPIGRGLLWSAGAFLLGSLLVYNSVDTSADPKPPSHSAAAASPRSSASSAVPDLALPRSAPKRLSIPQIAVNAPFTPLTIGPTGQLNAPPAGDKNLVGWYKDGAAPGERGSAIIAGHVDTKTGPAVFLQLESLKTGSTINITREDGIIATFKVDSVETFNKARFPNERVYADASTAQLRVITCGGAYDRKVKDYVDNVVVFAHLASYRNG
- a CDS encoding Mut7-C RNAse domain-containing protein produces the protein MNGPEIHLSFDPALHLFVASAHSAARTRVVTDGSSTLGHVVESLGVPLTEVGRLVVDGVEVPVSHVPRAGESIEVHPVERPQRLPGAPLRFLLDVHLGTLARRLRLLGVDAAYTNEDPGDAALAALSAEEQRVLLSRDRGLLRRREIWAGAFVYSDRPDDQLRDVLGRFAPTLAPWTRCTACNGRLMDADKNSVREHLEHGTQRTYDVFAQCTACGRVYWRGAHHARLEAIVEQALRESAT